The sequence GTGGGGAGTATACCTGCCCTTCATCGTGGTCTTCGCCATGCTCTCCGTGCTCTCCTTCACGGTGTCCTTCCCGCTCCTGCGGCCCCTCGCCTGGTCGTCGCTTCTGTCATTCTTTGCCTATCCCCTTTACCTGCTGATCTACAGGAAGGGGTTCTCCTGCAAGTGGTCGAACCTTGCGGCAGGGATAACCACCGCGGCAATCCTGCTGGTCCTGGTGGTCCCCGCGGGCCTCATGGGAACGCTGATCGCCAGGGAAGGGATCAGGCTTTACGGCAGGGTGGCCGACCTCCTCCTGCAGTTCGAGGGGGTGGAAATGCCCACGCTGCTCGAGATGCTCCCCCATTGGCTCTCGGTGAGGCTCACGCCCTACGTGGAGCACTTCGAGTACATCGGCGATGCCTTCCGGCAGTCCGGAAGGTGGTTCGCTACCTACATCGCCTCCGTCTCCCGAGGGTTCCTGAGCAACGCCTTCCGGATGTTCTACCAGTTGATCGTCATAGCCGTGGCCTCCTTCTTCATGCTCAGGGACGGTCACAAGATCCTTGACTATGTCAGGGAGATACTGCCCCTTTCGCTTAGCGAAAGAGAGGAGATATTCGGCAAGGCAGAGCAGATTCTACAGTCGGTAGTCTATGGCATCACTTTCACGGCGGGCATACAGGCCGTCCTTGGAGGATTCGGATGGTGGTGGGTGGGGCTGCCCAGCCCTCTCCTTTTCGCGGGAGCCATGTTCCTTCTTGCCATCATCCCCTTCGTGGGTACGCCCCTCGTCCTCCTCCCCGGGGCCGCCTACCTCTTCGCGGAGGGCAAGACGGGTTCGGCCATTTTCCTGGCCCTTTGGGCGATGCTCGTGGTGAGCGCCATCGATAACTTCATACGGCCCTTGTTTATCTCCGAGGGGAGCAAGGTACATATCCTGATAGTCTTCACCGGGGTCGTCGGGGGCCTCGCCACCTGGGGCTTCATAGGCATTTTTGTCGGGCCCCTTATCCTTTCGATGTTCTTTTTCTTCCTTGACGGTTACAGAAAGATCTGGCAGGACATGCGGCAAGATAACTGAAAAAAACGAAAGGAGGTGACGCTCCGTGCCCTTCATACTGGCCGTGAGCGGTTTCAAGGACAGCGGTAAGACCACCCTCTGCAAAAAGCTCTTGTCCCTCCTCGAGGAGAAGGGTCTTGACGTGGCCTATGTGAAGCGCACCCACGAGGAGGTGCTCTC comes from Thermovirga sp. and encodes:
- a CDS encoding AI-2E family transporter: MKPQGQWGVYLPFIVVFAMLSVLSFTVSFPLLRPLAWSSLLSFFAYPLYLLIYRKGFSCKWSNLAAGITTAAILLVLVVPAGLMGTLIAREGIRLYGRVADLLLQFEGVEMPTLLEMLPHWLSVRLTPYVEHFEYIGDAFRQSGRWFATYIASVSRGFLSNAFRMFYQLIVIAVASFFMLRDGHKILDYVREILPLSLSEREEIFGKAEQILQSVVYGITFTAGIQAVLGGFGWWWVGLPSPLLFAGAMFLLAIIPFVGTPLVLLPGAAYLFAEGKTGSAIFLALWAMLVVSAIDNFIRPLFISEGSKVHILIVFTGVVGGLATWGFIGIFVGPLILSMFFFFLDGYRKIWQDMRQDN